The following proteins come from a genomic window of Pelotomaculum isophthalicicum JI:
- a CDS encoding helix-turn-helix domain-containing protein, which translates to MKTSDMVRQLCEQMNMSVSELARRLGQSPQNFGKKLKRETITLEELKAIADVMNVKFEQTFILPDGNEIKTGNE; encoded by the coding sequence ATGAAAACTTCGGACATGGTACGACAGCTTTGTGAACAAATGAACATGAGCGTTTCCGAATTGGCTAGGCGGTTAGGCCAGTCCCCACAGAATTTCGGAAAGAAGCTAAAGCGTGAGACTATTACATTAGAAGAACTTAAGGCCATAGCAGATGTGATGAATGTTAAGTTTGAGCAGACTTTCATTCTGCCCGATGGCAATGAAATAAAGACAGGAAATGAGTAA
- a CDS encoding PD-(D/E)XK nuclease family protein produces the protein MDINKMKALPYDELRALYKSFLHSQNISTATINTAYVDTFYLWRKGSKELFWNAVNATDFETEAKNALIKALSENSTGNVNSLVSGYLSHLRRFRLFLLSDESIAPVEYKPKTTVKVNPTPMSREIIINKMYVGAYLSEGDNIGHEIINLYKADDGKNYIYLNSQGTIELSHGENRITVLLVRKFASKTYKVLAKAEGVTILDFADSKLPREERYKGQVALGLTYGGISLVDLFNENLYHGSLQEEKNAYTTFVADKVIKPKNQIYITDDASVSGDNNFFIRTNKGFGKQTLREFYNENEKPDSFADLNQIIENRELWEDANTTQAISELPELQKDPYFNFLKIIRQEDNELAFSNMFAYFFDINREAFSRFAREVLHIEVQKDFTIEREKRNIDLLISDKNNAVVIENKIKSSINGIDDRHDIYSDQVQSQLKKYYQFVTSDDEYRKKTPSCFIFSPNYNRIDLSKFSCVEKYTIVYYREIYNFFVEKRSLYDVVPYFAYSGLSGQRIREHPDTVPETSGQ, from the coding sequence TTGGATATTAACAAAATGAAAGCTCTACCGTATGATGAGCTGCGTGCTTTATATAAGAGCTTCCTACATAGCCAGAACATTTCGACAGCAACAATCAATACTGCTTATGTGGACACCTTCTACCTTTGGAGGAAAGGAAGCAAAGAGCTGTTCTGGAATGCGGTGAACGCTACTGATTTTGAGACTGAGGCAAAGAATGCATTGATAAAAGCTCTTTCTGAAAACTCGACCGGTAATGTAAATTCACTTGTAAGTGGGTACTTATCACATCTTAGAAGATTTCGCTTGTTTCTGTTATCGGATGAATCCATAGCTCCGGTTGAATATAAACCAAAAACCACAGTAAAAGTAAACCCAACACCTATGAGCCGTGAAATAATAATTAACAAAATGTATGTTGGAGCATATTTGTCAGAGGGCGATAATATAGGTCATGAAATCATAAATCTCTATAAGGCAGATGATGGAAAAAACTATATTTATCTCAATTCACAAGGAACGATAGAATTATCTCATGGAGAAAATAGAATAACTGTTTTGTTGGTACGAAAATTTGCCTCGAAAACATATAAAGTACTAGCCAAGGCAGAGGGTGTTACGATTCTCGATTTTGCCGACAGCAAACTCCCACGAGAAGAGAGATATAAAGGACAAGTTGCATTAGGATTGACCTATGGCGGTATAAGTCTTGTAGATTTATTTAATGAAAACTTGTATCACGGGAGTCTTCAAGAAGAAAAGAATGCTTATACTACCTTTGTTGCAGATAAGGTTATCAAGCCCAAAAATCAGATATATATTACAGACGATGCATCTGTAAGTGGCGACAACAATTTCTTCATCCGAACTAATAAAGGATTTGGCAAACAAACATTAAGGGAATTCTACAACGAAAATGAAAAGCCGGATTCTTTCGCTGATTTGAATCAGATAATTGAGAACAGAGAGTTATGGGAAGATGCTAATACGACACAAGCAATTTCTGAATTGCCGGAACTTCAAAAAGATCCATATTTCAATTTTCTAAAAATAATCAGACAGGAAGATAATGAACTCGCTTTTTCAAATATGTTTGCTTATTTTTTTGATATAAATAGAGAAGCTTTTTCTCGTTTTGCAAGAGAGGTTCTGCATATCGAGGTACAAAAAGATTTTACTATTGAGAGAGAAAAGAGAAACATTGACCTACTTATTTCTGACAAAAATAATGCCGTTGTAATAGAAAATAAAATTAAATCAAGCATCAACGGTATTGATGACCGACATGATATTTACAGCGACCAGGTACAGTCACAGCTAAAAAAATACTATCAATTTGTTACATCTGATGATGAATATCGTAAGAAAACTCCGAGCTGCTTTATTTTTTCACCGAATTACAATCGCATTGACCTAAGTAAGTTTTCGTGCGTTGAAAAATATACTATTGTTTATTACAGAGAAATCTATAATTTCTTTGTTGAAAAAAGAAGCCTGTATGATGTTGTGCCTTACTTTGCGTATTCCGGTTTATCCGGACAGCGAATCCGGGAACATCCGGACACCGTTCCGGAAACATCCGGACAGTGA